gtaagaagaagaaaaaaaaactgatCAATCTTATCTGCGCAGGAACCATCTAAATGAATTATTGGTATCCATTCTCTAAATATCAAATAAATATCCACTAAAATGCCTACAAACATACAGTAATGTTAGGAATTTTGACAGATCTAATAACAGTTAACTTTTGGGTGTTCTTCACAATTAATTTCAGTGTATACTACACAACATGCATTGGAATAGAACCTGCTTTTTATGGTATGGCATAAGGGAGGGGTTGGCAGGGACAAATAAGACTGATGTGTGACCAGTGTATACAGTGCATATGACTGGAGAAATACGCATGTGGTGCATTTCATTGTGAAAACGCTTTTCATTCCAAAATAGTTAAATATTCCTGTCGTTGAACAACAGGATTTGAACTTGAAGGCACGTTGGTTGATAGGCAGTGGCCCTGAACTGAGACAGCGGGGGAGCGAGTGAGAGACAGCTGTTTGGGTGTACAGTAGGGAGGCTCTAGAGACAAAAAGTTGGTTTTCTCAACGTACGAAACACCATATATCAAGGTCACCTACGTTGTGACTCATCTAAACAATGTGGTAAAGAGTGAACGTGTGGACTTTTTTGGTCATTTTGACAAATTCAAAACTAGGTATTTTCAAACCAAAACATAAAAATTGCCTTGGGGTTTTTGTCACAACCTGTATTTGCCACTGTAAAAATACTGTAACAGAACACCACTGAGGAATGTTTTCTAAACAAACCATTCTCATTCCTGAGAATTTGTCCATAACATAATTTTTCATCAACAAAGAAAATCCCCATCTGAGTATAATATTTCCCTGTTTGCTCTGTCATAACCCTTACGGTTGCAGGGCAGGCGCCATAGTGTAATGCAAAGGCTACCATTcatataataatgataatatgccatttagcagacgcttttatccaaagcgacttacagtcatgcgtgcatacatttttattttatttttgtgtacgggtggtcccggggatcgaacccactaccttggcgttacaagcgctgtgctctaccagctgagctacagaggaccatataacATTAACTCTTGGCAAATGGCTGTTGGAGACATTTGGTTGTTGTCTGATTAACTCTTGGCAAATGGCTGTTGGAGACATTTGGTTGTTGTCTGATAGTCAATGGGGTGTGTGTCTATATGACACGCAATGGAGCTCTATACTATGCTTCCTGCCTCTGTAGAGCTCAGAGCTGTGGCCTGGACATGAAGGAGAGCAACAGGCAGCAGCTGCACCACGAGGCCCTCCAGTGAACACTCAGTCTGTTATCTAAACCCCACCTCCCACTGTCCACACGTGGTGCGTTAACATGCAAGTCCCATATAGGCAGTAGCgaggctgtgattgggagtcccatagggcggcgcacaattggcccagcgtcgtccgggtttggccggtgtaggccgtcattgtaaataagaatttgttcttaactgacttgcctagttaaataaaggtaaaataaaataaaaataaagagagCAGTTTGAAAAACCTAGAGGTATGGATCATTTGGTTTCCCACCTTTTTGCCGCTTATCGTATAGAAGATCAGAGGTTGTAAATGAGGGAGCTATAGCATCTGtatctacatctgcattgcttgctgtttggggttttaggctgggtttctgtataagcactttgtgacatctgctgatttgatttgggaggagctacaggaggaggGGCTCATCTTAATAGTTgtaatggaatcaatggaatggtatcaaacatcctatagctcctcccaccagcctccactgagctATAGTAAAAGTCTGACTTTCATCTAACCCTAACAAAGGTGTGATAATGTCTCACTTTTATCTCTATCAGGGATTTTTCTGAAATTGTAATCCTTGGGCGGGTAGCCTAAGCATTTTTTCGGCACACCTAAGTCCAAACAGTgttaaattaaaaaatatataatacaaataatttttgggatggaaaaacgttttcagtgtaaacttaaacaactaaaaccagatataaagtatgtagaataaataaataacctttgagaactaacaataaccaaaataaaagctagaaaGTCACGGAGAATTACAAATTCCAAAAGCAATGAATTTAACAGTATTGAatttgttattatgtttgagcaTAAGAATTGCCACGCCCTCTGCCACACCcatttttgatccagaaaaaacgTCTATAAAAGTGGAAAATGTCATGCGGACATCAATTTAAATTGTGTGTCTCTCTTACCATGTGTCTTCAGCTTGTCCGTCATCTTGTTGATTTTGCGCTCTAGTCTGGCGTATCTGGCGAACTCATCCATCATGCTAACGGAGTTGTGCTCCTTCTTCATCTCCTGGATCTCAGCCCTCATATCCCTCTCCTGCTCAGCATCGTTCTGAAGGACCTTCGACAACTTCACATCCCAACAGACAAACATTTCATTGTATATTTCGCTAGAACATAGCAAACACACACTACTAGGCCTGCTGCCACCAGATGGCGCTATTATTCCATAAGTCTTGTCATTTTCAAAGGGAAATGACCAAATACGTAAGGAATGATAGCGTCATCTGCCTGCAGCAGGGCTAATACACTACAGGTTTAGCCTGGTTTCTCATAGGAGATAACTTTGGGATGGTTACCAgttagcccttgatcatgactctcagtttcATTACACAtaagtcattggacgaaggcgtccGACGCTcaatctgaacattaacacgcgtCGCTTGAGGTATgattttggaagcataaggaccttaccttttatatcagcgagaaataaaggttaaattgatacacaccttgatAGGTTTAGGGTCAGTGTTCCCACACGGCcgtatctccatgttacagcgcttgtttatggAAGCCAAGAGGCGGCCACCAGTGCTAATTAGCacgctccgaacacctgtgtgtaagcgtaACTCGGGAAGTGTAGTTTCGTCGGATGAAGGCagccatagctgtatggatctgtgcaaaactgctacagtaagtgtatatatttttattttaaacaTTCTTTCTCCCTGATGAAAGATAAAGGCCATATGTTTCGAAAGCCATATCGCAAGCGATGATTAGTGatgtttctaaacgttaaaacaaaGCGTcaggattgtagttcacatgaggTAGTCGTGGACGAAGCTAATGGCTGAAAACTGTAGGTAGAAGGCAGAATGCCGCCTAGAGTTTGAGAGCTAGTTACCAGTATATGTTACTGCAACAAAAGTGCCAAGGTATTGGAAAGTTGTATTATGTCCGATAAACACTGTACGTCATCCTGTTAAATGTGTTGTTCTGATACAATGACGTTCATGAATtgaatttttaaaaaattatccactcactaactgtaagtcgctctggataagagcatctgctaaatgactaaaatgtaaaaatgtaattgcATTCACATGTAGGGTACCAAATGTTTTACTCATTTAAAAGTCTATTTTCTTTGTAATTAAATTGCCTTGGCAAGTGACAAGTATGTTTCTGCCTCCTTGGGTCATTTATGGTTTACTGCATGAGAACATGTAACACCTGGTTTAGGACTGTATTGCTTAATAAGGCACGGGGGGGTGtggtggccaatataccacatctaagggctgttcttaagcacagcagagtgcctggatacagcccttagccatggtatgtGGGTCATATACCgtaaaccccagaggtgccttattgctattataaactggttacaaaagtaaatagaacattacaaataaatgttttgtcataccaatGGTATATGGTCTcctataccatggctttcagccaatcagcattcagagctcgaaccacccagtttataacaaCCCATATTCTATGCCTATATGCTAGAAATACCATCAGACCTCAGATTTATTTACATGTTATGGTTGCTATTTGAATCTGCACCCAATAGATAACTACACGGCATTATCTAACTGGCTCTGTATGGCACTGTTATCAGCCTAACACACCTTCCATGATATAATGTAACAATTTACCAACAGGATGGAATGGTTGGTTAGCTTCGTTGTTGTTTGAGGGGCGCGAGAGGTAaaatagcaagctagctaatcCAACCTGGGCAAATCTGCCAAAACATTACATGATTTACAAGCCAACCCTGCATTTCTTACACGACCAATGTCTAAACAACCGCTACTTACGAAAGAGGAAATGGTGGGCAACAGTATTTTGAAGAGATTGCACAAAAAGACAGATCCCAACACCAGGAACCAAGCGCACCCGGCAGCCATTTTTTCTTATCAACCTTTGTTGCTGCTGCGCGCATCATAAAGGGACCCAACATCCAGGCTGAACTATGGGCTGATTTTCACATTAGGAACTCTTATTCATTCAAATACAGCATATTTTATTAACTTCAAATCATTATGAGTGTGCAAAATATATTTATAAGAAGATGTAATATCAGTTCAttgtccacacattttctagattactttattcaaaaaaaaaaatactgacAATTCTATAAGGGTAATTTACACTgtgtacatttgacattttagtcatttagcagacgctcttatccagagcgatttacagttagtgagtgcatacatatatttttttcatactggccccccgtgggaaacgaacccacaaccctggcgttgcaagcgccatgctctaccaactgagctacacggggcccattaTTCTAATATAATATCAACGAAAATAACACATAACTTTGAATCCAGCTATTCCCACCACTTTAGTAAAAATTGAAAGTTGGAACGACTGATTGGCATACAGACCTACCCACACAGGTAACTTGCTATGGTTTAAAAATATGTTGCCTAGACCTTAAAGCCAATCAATGGCAACAAGGGGCGGAGAATAAATTGTCCGTCAGGTTGGTAGGATAAGGAATACAATATAGAGAGGGGGGATCCAATCCGGTTTCAGCTAGTTTCTGTACGTAGGCCTACTGATGGAACATTTATGTTAGTTACAGTGTGTTCTGAAGGTACTGACTGTGTTACATCGAACACATTCAGAAGCCTGCACTGAGTTTTCAGTAACTGAGAAGGCTAATTTGTGCTCTTGTTCTCTAGACAATACAAGTAAAGCAGCCATGCCGAAAAGAAGCAAAGTAAGTTGGAATGTGTACCTTTTAATTTAAACCTTATTTTACAATATATCATTTCACACAGGAAGTGTTTTATAAATACATGCAACAATTGCATGTACGCTAATATATGCTTAATACAATGTAACACTTTTGCTCTAAAGTCtgaatgtgtttttgtgtgtgtcttgTTGATATGGAAGTGGCGCCTTTTTACTTAGTGCAGTAACATTTTCCATTCGATCTCACTTTCTCCTTGTAATAACCTGTACAGGATAAACTATCGCAGCTTGTGCTTTTTATACAAGTAACGTAATCATATCATTTACTTTGACGCATATATTGGGTATTTCATGAATGTAAAGTAGCTTAATAGCCTTCTCAGCAATGAGATCAGACAAAGGGGTGTAACCCACCAGCAATGTAAGTAAGCTAACGTTACATGTTGCCATTGCAGAAATGCGTGCATGAGCAAAATGATATTTTGTGAATATTGGAAGTGCTTTAATCGCCTACATATTGGGTTCACGTTTGTATTCAAATACCTTTAGTAGCCTAGTTTTAATCCTAAAAAACAGACGCTTGTGACATCCTATATTATCACTTTGTGTCCTGTGTGCAGTAAAGCGTATTGTAATGCGCGACACCCTATGGCATGGAAAGGTACAGTCTTTGGGGTGTCATGGCAGCCCTTGCAAATACGAAAGGCATCGGCAACTCAGCGACATTTATCACTTTAATGGGGTCATCGAAAAAGTAGTTATAAAGAAAAAGACCACCGGAGTTATAGGTGGTCACGCCTAAAATGTTTTGCTATTTGTTGGTGCGCATTCCCTGTCTTTGATTCGGTAACATGTTGCATTATGCAACAGCGAATTTCTGTGGACATGCACGACACCGTATACGGGTAGGCCGGGATCACAGAATTATAGATATTACTAATGGCGGGAACATACAGTAGACTGGTTGACATAGCGGGTGGATGGATGCCTTCATGTAACACGTCTCCGTGTGTTGctgggggggggttgggggctgCTATTTGGCCTTTATGTGTATAGGCTACTAAAGCCTAACCATAACATACTGTTTTACTTGTGGCTCTCACAGTAACTGGTCCCACAAAGGCTCCATTTTGCATCATGCCAATGGGGAAAGTCAAATGGCATAGTAATGTAAATACGTTAgcctcccctcccccactcacTTTCAGATTACATAATACCTCTTTAATTTGGGGGTGGAGCGGTGGGGGTACAGCATGTGAGCCCATCCTCTAGCATTACACACCCTGGCCGCTCCCGACCAATGAATGTGCGATTGTTGTTCTTGGTTTTTACtaagattttttttcttctctcccccctcacagGCAAGTAATGACACTGAAGTCGAGGTTAGTATTTCATGctgttaaaaatgttatatttGTTAAATCCATTATGAATAAATTTTGTCTGCAATAACTGATTTAACTTTTTTGTTTTTCTCACCAGCCAAAGAGGCGATCCACGAGGTTGTCATCAGTAAGTTTACTATATATTATAATATTTGTTGTATAGCCTATTTATGATGTTTTCTATGAATAGATGGTATTGTGTATTTGTAATTTGACTAATTATCTAATATTCATTACATTGCAGAAACCTACTACTCCAGCTAAACCAGAGCCTAAGGCAAAGGCAAAGGTAAAAACAAATGTTGTAATTGTCAGCTTTTGCTGAAACCAAAAACTACTCAATTATTATACATACTATGCATTTGTACATTGACATGTATCTCATGTTTGTCTGTTTCTTGTAGACACCAGTCAAGGCAGCAGCCAAGCCCAAAAAGGTAAAGGAGGCAGTAGAGAAGGCCAAGCCTGAGGAGAAGACAGAAGAGCCTGAGGAAGAAGAAGCAGCACCGGCAGAAAACGGAGAGGCCAAAGCTGAGGAGGTAAGACTTGTTGGCTTAGTTTCAATTATACAATATGCCATGCCACTGAGATATATAATTCAAAATCAGGAGTATTAGGTATTACAAATAGACCAACTATTATAATTGCCATTGACAGCTTGTTtgtccccaacacacacaaatattgTGTAACCAACAAGACCTAAAATAACTATCCTATAATatgagaatgttttttttttcatccTCCAGGAGGCAGCAGAAGAGGCAGATGCTGATGCAGATGAGCCTgagaaagaggaggatgaggcAGAATAACATCCTTACCCTTTTGCCAGTGCTCCCTGTACCTCCTTTCTTGTACAATGCAGAGGAATATTTTTATCAACTATTTTCTTAAGAAAAAGCAGGTTGTGTAGTAGTAAGATTGTagaaacactttttttttacacCTCTGGAAGAAAAGTTATGGTCATTGTGTGTTTCCCTTTTCTTTTGTGGTCTGGGGCAGATGTCAGAGAGGGGCGGGGGGCGGCAGGTTTGCAGCAATGACATGCAATCAAGCCAATATCAGGAATTTGTTATTCAACTGGGAGAGCTTGTATGACACTAACATTCCATAGGCTTTATGAGGGACAGTTTATTTAACCTGTATTGTACGGGGAAGGGTTGGGGGGTTTATACACAATAACacttgttttatttttgtttataATTGGTAGGAAGGTGGTGACTGTTTAAGCTGTGCTCTATGAATATTAACTGTTTTATGAATCCACAGTAATGGTTCATCATCATCCTCCCTAGTACATGTACTGGATTTTTCATCAGGCCTGTGCATTATGTTAAATGTTTTTTGTCTCTGTTCGGTGATGGCATTGCAATAACATTTGATATAGCTGCTGTGAAACTAAGGTTTTTTCATAATTTCGATGCAGTATGTAGGTACGTTGTGAGGATGGTTCATGTGTTTTTAGCCAAGCTAATAACATGAAATGCATTACAGTGTTAAACATACTGGTTGTAGTTAATCCTTTTGAGGATACTGATAAACATGACTGTACTTTCACTTAATCTTTCAAGTGAACATAGCAGCTGTAGCAAGATTTACATTTGGTTTTAGGATTTTATGTACAGTTTCTCTCCTTTTTTTGTAGCTGTATCTGTTATGATTGGTATAAACATGCCAATTGAATTAAAATGGTTGCAATTTCTCTTTGTTTTCTCTGTTCTCTTATTGATCACACGTGAAATAAAAACTGTAAACGCATGATATTCCTTATTCACAGACACTGTATTGATTAAATACTCTGTAATATCTCTCTTATACCATATTGGTTGAAaatgtgtgattgttttttgATACATATGTCTGCAATTCTATTATTAGGCCAGTGCCAGTGCAGCCATACACCACCTCAGTAGGCTATTCGACAAGCAGCTGCATGACAATCGCAATATTTCAGGGATCGTCAACTGGTTTGCAGCGTACACAttatttataattatgttccggccctgaccatccgctcaggGAAAAAATCGctctgcggctgaatctagttgatgacccATTCTCTATTTCAACCAATGAGTTACCTATTAATAACAGAACTAAGATTTTTTATGAAAAACTACTCAGTTTTACCTAATTATGAAACTTTCATATCTGGTGCATCTGTTATTGTTTTTTCAATATGACTTTTTCTTATTACACAAATGACATTTGTTGTACCATAAATATTtaaagtgaggggaaaaagtatttgatcccctgctgattttgtacgtttgcccactgacaaagaaatgatcagtctataattttaatggtaggtttatttgaacagtgagagacagaataacaacaaaaaaatacagaaaaacgcatgtcaaaaatggtataaattgattagcattttaatgagggaaataagtatttgaccccctttcaatcagaaagatttctggctcccaggtgtcttttatacaggtaacgagctgagattaggagcacactcttaaagagtgctcctaatctcagtttgttacctgtataaaagacacctgtccacaaaagcaatcaatcaatcagattccaaactctccaccatggccaagaccaatgagctctccaaggatgtcagggacaagattgtagacctacacaaggctggaatgggctacaagaccatagccaagcagcttggtgagaaggtgacaacagttggtgcgattattcgcaaatggaagaaacacaaaagactgtcaatctccctcggcctggggcttcatgcaagatctcacctcatggagttgcaatgatcatgagaacggtgaggaataagcccagaactacacgggaggatcttgtcaatgatctcaaggcagctgggaccatagtcaccaagaaaacaattggtaacacactacgccgtgaaggactgaaatcctgcagcgcccgcaatgtccccctgctcaagaaagcacatatacagggccgtctgaagtttgccaatgaacatctgaatgattgagaggagaactgggtgaaagtgttgtggtcagatgagaccaaaatggagctctttggcatcaactcaactcgccgtgtttggaggagaaggaatgctgcctataaccccaagaacaccatccccaccgtcaaacatggaggtggaaacattatgctttgggggtgtttttctgctaaggggacaggacaacttcaccgcatcaaagggacgatggtcggggccatgtaccgtcaaatctttggtgagaacctccttccctcagccagggcattgaaaatgggtcgtggatgggtattccagcatgacaatgacccaaaacacacggccaaggccacaaaggagtggctcaagaagaagcacattaaggtcctggagtggcctagcaagtctccagaccttaatcccatagaaaatctgtggagggagctgaaggttcgagttgccaaacgtcagcctcgaaaccttaatgacttggagaagatctgcaaagaggagtggaacaaaatccctcctgagatgtgtgcaaacctggtggccaactacaagaaacgtctgacctctgtgattgccaacaaggggtttgccaccaagtactaagtcatgttttggagaggggtcaaatacttatttccctcattaaaatgcaaattaatttataacacttttgacatgcgtttttctggatgtttttgttgttattcgtctctcactgttcaaataaacctaccattaaaattatagactgatcatgtctttgtcagtgggcaaacgtacaaaatcagcaggggatcaaaaacttttttccctcactgtagcctgAAATGGGTCATGTCTTGAAGGGATGCCACTAATATCAGTGACATTAAAACTTGCATATTCAAATAGCGTCAGGGAGAATGTTTGCGTTTTAACTAACCTttacctaattctcctaacctgctatgttaattctcctaacctgcagcgTAAGTTCTCCtgacctgctacgaaaagtcacttcTGACAGCGGCATATCCCATCTAGTCAAGACCCCTCAAATGCGAGTGCAGGATAGACACCAGATGGAGACTAGAGAACAATATACAGTATTTACATGATGTAAGACATTTGGGCATATCATGTCATATCTCCAGACAAATGtcaaaaaatgtaaaataaatattcCTGAAATTGTCATAGCACTAATAGTTTGCTTACTTGTCAATGCAATTGAAGCCTATTGAGCACTGCATAGGAGAACGCTTCCTGCCCGAatgaatagtgccaactgtaaagtttggtggaggaggaataatggtctggggctgtttttcatggttggagctaggccccttagttccagtgaaggaaaatcttaacgctacagcatacaatgatattctagacgattctgtgcttccaactttgtggtaacagtttggggagggccctttcctgtttcagcatgacaatgcccccgtgcacaaagcgaggcccatacagaaatgtttttttCGAGaatggtgtggaagaacttgactggcctgcacagagccctgacctcaaccccatcaaacacctttgggatgaattggaacaccaactgcgagccaggcctaatcgcccaacaccagtgcccaacctcactaatgctcttgtggctgaatggaagcaagtccccgcagcaatgttccaaaatctagtggagagccttcccagaagagtggaggctgttatagcagcaaagggaggaccaactccatattaatgcccatgatttcggAACGAGATGTTacacgagcaggtgtccacatacttttggtcatgtagtgcattTACATGATGTAAGAAATGTGGGTCTATCATGTCATATCTCCAGACAAAtgtctaaaaataaaaataaacgatATTCCTGAAATTGTCATAGCACTAATATTTCGCCAACTTGTCAATGCAATTGAAGCCTATCGTGCACTGCACAGGCTAATAATGCATTGTTCTCATCAGCATAGCCTATTTGTCTATACACCACATAGGGATATTTTTCTTTATTCAGTTGAGTTATTTAAATAAAGCCT
The DNA window shown above is from Coregonus clupeaformis isolate EN_2021a chromosome 6, ASM2061545v1, whole genome shotgun sequence and carries:
- the get1 gene encoding guided entry of tail-anchored proteins factor 1 isoform X2; its protein translation is MAAGCAWFLVLGSVFLCNLFKILLPTISSFLSKVLQNDAEQERDMRAEIQEMKKEHNSVSMMDEFARYARLERKINKMTDKLKTHVKSRTAQQAKMKWMVNIGFYILQAALMISLIWKYYADPVTVVPSKWIAPLERLVAFPSGVAGGVGITCWLVVCNKVVSIGLHAVS
- the get1 gene encoding guided entry of tail-anchored proteins factor 1 isoform X1, producing the protein MAFIFHQGERMFKIKIYTLTVAVLHRSIQLWLPSSDETTLPELRLHTGVRSVLISTGGRLLASINKRCNMEIRPCGNTDPKPIKLSKVLQNDAEQERDMRAEIQEMKKEHNSVSMMDEFARYARLERKINKMTDKLKTHVKSRTAQQAKMKWMVNIGFYILQAALMISLIWKYYADPVTVVPSKWIAPLERLVAFPSGVAGGVGITCWLVVCNKVVSIGLHAVS
- the LOC121568026 gene encoding non-histone chromosomal protein HMG-14B; the protein is MPKRSKASNDTEVEPKRRSTRLSSKPTTPAKPEPKAKAKTPVKAAAKPKKVKEAVEKAKPEEKTEEPEEEEAAPAENGEAKAEEEAAEEADADADEPEKEEDEAE